A single Methanolobus sp. ZRKC5 DNA region contains:
- a CDS encoding ATP synthase subunit B, whose amino-acid sequence MTKEYKTITEISGPLMFLENTEPVGYGELVHINLPDGTTKRGQVLDTSADVVAVQVFEGTGGLNEESGVVFSGETIKLPVSKDMLGRILSGSGEPLDGGPRIVPEDRLDVNGSSMNPYSRMPPEDFIQTGISTIDGTNTLVRGQKLPIFSGSGLPHNEIALQIARQAKVPGSDEPFAVVFAAMGITNEEAQYFMQDFEKTGALERAVVFLNLADDPAVERIITPRMALTAAEYLAYEHDMHVLVILTDITNYCEALRQMGAAREEVPGRRGYPGYMYTDLASLYERAGVIKGLKGSVTQFSILTMPGDDITHPIPDLSGYITEGQIVVSRELHMKGVYPPINVLPSLSRLMNSGIGEGKTREDHKAVSDQMYAGYAEGRDLRGLVAIVGKEALSERDQKILEFADLFEDRFVRQGRDEDRSIEDTLAVGWDILSELPESLLTRIDNKYIDKYHPAHKSN is encoded by the coding sequence ATGACCAAGGAATATAAGACGATCACAGAAATCTCCGGACCATTGATGTTCCTCGAGAATACTGAACCGGTAGGTTATGGTGAACTTGTTCACATCAACCTTCCAGACGGTACAACAAAGAGGGGTCAGGTTCTTGACACCTCAGCTGATGTTGTAGCAGTTCAAGTGTTTGAAGGAACTGGTGGACTGAATGAAGAGTCCGGTGTAGTATTCTCCGGTGAGACAATCAAACTACCTGTATCAAAAGATATGCTTGGCCGTATCCTTTCCGGTTCAGGAGAACCATTGGACGGCGGACCACGTATTGTTCCTGAAGACAGGCTTGATGTTAACGGTTCATCAATGAACCCATATTCAAGAATGCCACCAGAGGACTTCATCCAGACAGGTATCTCAACCATTGATGGAACAAACACCCTTGTGCGTGGTCAGAAACTTCCTATCTTCTCCGGATCAGGTCTTCCACATAATGAGATTGCACTTCAGATCGCACGTCAGGCAAAGGTTCCAGGTTCAGACGAACCTTTCGCAGTAGTATTTGCTGCAATGGGTATTACAAACGAAGAAGCCCAGTATTTCATGCAGGACTTCGAAAAGACCGGTGCTCTTGAGAGAGCTGTGGTTTTCCTTAACCTTGCAGACGACCCTGCTGTAGAACGTATCATCACACCAAGGATGGCTCTTACAGCTGCAGAGTACCTTGCATACGAGCATGATATGCACGTACTCGTAATCCTTACTGACATCACAAACTACTGTGAAGCTCTCCGTCAGATGGGTGCAGCTCGTGAAGAAGTTCCTGGAAGACGTGGTTATCCAGGTTACATGTACACTGACCTTGCATCACTCTACGAGCGTGCAGGTGTTATCAAAGGACTTAAGGGCTCAGTTACTCAGTTCTCAATCCTCACCATGCCTGGTGATGATATCACTCACCCAATTCCTGATCTGTCAGGATATATCACAGAAGGTCAGATCGTAGTTTCCAGGGAACTTCACATGAAAGGTGTTTACCCACCAATCAATGTGCTTCCATCACTATCACGTCTGATGAACTCAGGTATTGGTGAAGGAAAGACCAGGGAAGACCACAAGGCAGTATCTGATCAGATGTATGCTGGTTATGCAGAAGGTCGTGACCTCAGAGGTCTTGTAGCTATTGTAGGTAAAGAGGCATTGTCCGAGAGAGACCAGAAAATCCTTGAATTCGCTGACTTGTTCGAAGACAGGTTCGTCCGTCAGGGAAGAGATGAAGACAGGTCAATTGAAGACACTCTTGCAGTTGGCTGGGACATTCTCTCTGAGCTTCCGGAATCCCTGCTTACCAGGATCGATAACAAGTATATCGACAAGTACCACCCTGCTCACAAGAGCAACTAA
- a CDS encoding ATP synthase subunit A, whose amino-acid sequence MEMKGEIYRVAGPVVTIMGIKPKMYDVVHVGHEGLMGEVIRIKGDKATVQVYEDTSGIKPGEPVVNTGKSLSVELGPGLLESIYDGIQRPLKVLQEKMGDFIDRGVTAPGLDRDKVWEFKATVSSGDSVKGGSVIGVVQETANIEHKIMMLPTVSGTVEEIKSGKFKVDETVCVLTDGTEISMMQRWPVRLPRPVEKKFIPTRPLITGQRILDGLFPVAKGGTAAIPGPFGSGKTVTQQQLAKWSDTDIVVYIGCGERGNEMADVLNEFPELQDPQTGRPLMERTVLIANTSNMPVAAREASVYTGITIAEYYRDMGYDVSLMADSSSRWAEAMREISSRLEEMPGEEGYPAYLSARLSEFYERAGVVKSLAAEEGSITVIGAVSPPGGDFSEPVTQNTLRIVKVFWALDAKLAQRRHFPSIDWLTSYSLYTQGLSDWFTENVAPDWVPLRDHAMELLQQESELQEIVQLVGSDALPEDQQLVLEICRMLREYFLQQNAFHPVDTYCPFDKQYKLLKAISKYSDMAQASLEAGIPMADILSLESKDELAKVKFEEDFESALNVVLEKMDKEFAALGGN is encoded by the coding sequence GTGGAAATGAAAGGTGAAATTTATCGTGTGGCCGGACCAGTTGTCACTATTATGGGTATCAAGCCAAAAATGTACGATGTAGTACATGTTGGTCACGAAGGTCTAATGGGCGAAGTTATCAGAATCAAAGGTGACAAAGCTACTGTTCAGGTATATGAGGATACATCTGGTATCAAACCAGGTGAACCTGTAGTGAACACTGGAAAGTCTCTCTCTGTAGAACTCGGTCCAGGTTTATTAGAAAGTATTTATGATGGTATTCAGAGACCTCTGAAAGTACTCCAGGAAAAGATGGGAGACTTCATTGACAGAGGTGTTACCGCTCCCGGTCTTGACCGTGACAAAGTATGGGAATTCAAAGCTACTGTATCAAGTGGAGATTCCGTAAAAGGCGGTTCAGTAATTGGTGTTGTACAGGAAACAGCGAACATTGAGCACAAGATCATGATGTTGCCTACAGTTTCCGGTACAGTTGAAGAAATAAAGTCCGGAAAGTTCAAGGTTGACGAAACAGTATGTGTCCTTACAGATGGCACTGAAATTTCCATGATGCAGAGATGGCCTGTAAGATTGCCACGTCCAGTCGAGAAGAAGTTTATTCCAACTAGACCTCTCATTACAGGTCAGAGGATTCTTGACGGTCTCTTCCCTGTTGCAAAGGGCGGTACTGCAGCTATCCCTGGTCCATTCGGTTCAGGAAAGACAGTTACCCAGCAGCAGCTTGCAAAGTGGAGTGACACTGACATTGTAGTTTATATCGGATGTGGAGAACGTGGAAACGAAATGGCTGATGTATTGAATGAGTTCCCTGAACTCCAGGACCCACAGACCGGTCGTCCACTAATGGAACGTACAGTTCTTATCGCAAACACATCTAACATGCCTGTAGCTGCTCGTGAAGCATCTGTTTACACAGGTATCACAATTGCAGAATATTACCGTGACATGGGATACGATGTATCACTTATGGCTGACTCTTCATCCAGATGGGCAGAAGCAATGAGGGAAATTTCCTCAAGGCTTGAAGAGATGCCTGGTGAAGAAGGTTATCCAGCATACCTTTCTGCAAGGCTCTCTGAGTTCTATGAGCGTGCAGGTGTAGTAAAATCACTTGCAGCAGAAGAAGGTTCTATTACAGTTATTGGTGCAGTATCACCACCTGGTGGTGACTTCTCAGAACCTGTTACACAGAACACACTCCGTATTGTAAAAGTATTCTGGGCACTGGATGCAAAACTTGCACAGAGGAGACACTTCCCATCCATAGACTGGCTTACAAGTTACAGTCTATACACTCAGGGTCTTTCTGACTGGTTCACAGAGAACGTTGCACCTGACTGGGTACCACTCAGGGACCATGCAATGGAGCTTCTCCAGCAGGAATCCGAACTTCAGGAGATTGTGCAGCTCGTCGGTTCCGATGCACTTCCGGAAGACCAGCAGCTGGTTCTTGAGATCTGCCGTATGCTTAGGGAATACTTCCTTCAGCAGAATGCGTTCCACCCTGTTGACACATATTGTCCATTCGATAAGCAGTACAAGTTATTGAAAGCAATCTCCAAGTACAGTGACATGGCACAGGCATCACTTGAAGCAGGAATACCAATGGCGGATATTCTCTCCCTTGAGTCAAAGGATGAGCTTGCCAAGGTTAAATTCGAAGAGGACTTCGAGAGTGCACTGAATGTTGTCCTGGAAAAGATGGACAAGGAATTTGCAGCACTTGGAGGCAACTAA
- a CDS encoding V-type ATP synthase subunit D translates to MGVKDVKPTRSELIEFKRKIKLSQSGHKLLKMKRDGLILEFFEILSKAKDVRTELDAAYEDASRRIGIANAVDGTITVKSTAFALKSKPEIELESRNIMGVVVPKIESSSVRKSINERGYGILGTSSYTDEAADAYENLVEKIILAAEIETTMKKLLDDIEKTKRRVNALEFKVIPEYQEAMGFIRLRLEEMERENTFRLKRIKG, encoded by the coding sequence ATGGGCGTGAAAGATGTAAAACCAACTCGTTCAGAACTTATTGAATTCAAGAGAAAGATCAAGCTCTCTCAGAGTGGTCATAAGCTGCTCAAGATGAAAAGGGACGGTCTTATCCTTGAGTTCTTTGAGATTCTCAGCAAAGCAAAGGATGTCAGAACTGAGCTGGATGCCGCCTATGAAGATGCTTCCCGAAGGATAGGTATTGCAAATGCTGTTGACGGTACTATCACCGTCAAATCCACAGCTTTTGCACTTAAGAGCAAGCCGGAGATTGAACTGGAAAGCCGTAACATTATGGGTGTAGTCGTTCCAAAGATCGAATCATCCAGTGTCAGGAAATCCATAAACGAACGTGGTTATGGTATTCTTGGTACCAGTTCATACACTGATGAGGCAGCAGATGCTTATGAGAATCTTGTCGAAAAGATAATCCTTGCTGCAGAGATCGAGACAACCATGAAAAAGCTTCTTGATGATATCGAGAAGACCAAAAGGCGTGTCAATGCTCTCGAATTTAAGGTAATACCGGAATATCAGGAAGCAATGGGTTTCATTAGGCTCCGTCTTGAAGAGATGGAAAGGGAAAACACCTTCAGACTAAAGAGGATCAAGGGATAA